The Mustela erminea isolate mMusErm1 chromosome 6, mMusErm1.Pri, whole genome shotgun sequence genome includes a region encoding these proteins:
- the ATG101 gene encoding autophagy-related protein 101, translating to MNCRSEVLEVSVEGRQVEEAMLAVLHTVLLHRSTGKFHYKKEGTYSIGTVGTQDVDCDFIDFTYVRVSSEELDRALRKVVGEFKDALRNSGGDGLGQMSLEFYQKKKSRWPFSDECIPWEVWTVKVHVVALATEQERQICREKVGEKLCEKVINIVEVMNRHEYLPKMPTQSEVDNVFDTGLRDVQPYLYKISFQITDALGTSVTTTMRRLIKDTLAL from the exons ATGAACTGTCGCTCAGAGGTGCTGGAGGTGTCAGTGGAGGGGCGGCAGGTGGAGGAGGCCATGCTGGCCGTGCTGCACACGGTGCTCCTGCATCGAAGCACCGGCAAGTTCCACTACAAGAAGGAGGGCACCTACTCCATCGGCACCGTGGGCACCCAGGATGTGGACTGTGACTTCATCGACTTCACCTACGTTCGGGTCTCCTCAGAGGAGCTGGACCGTGCCCTGCGCAAGGTTGTCGGGGAATTCAAG GACGCGCTGCGCAACTCTGGAGGTGATGGGCTGGGGCAGATGTCCCTGGAGTTCTACCAGAAGAAGAAGTCACGCTGGCCTTTCTCGGATGAGTGCATCCCCTGGGAAGTGTGGACAGTGAAGGTGCACGTGGTCGCCCTGGCCACAGAGCAGGAGCGGCAGATCTGCCGGGAGAAGGTGGGCGAGAAGCTCTGTGAGAAGGTCATCAACATTGTGGAGGTCATGAACCGGCACGAGTACCTGCCTAAGATGCCCACGCAGTCGGAGGTGGACAATGTGTTCGACACGGGCTTGCGGGATGTGCAGCCCTACCTATACAAGATCTCCTTCCAGATCACTGATGCCCTGGGCACCTCGGTCACCACCACCATGCGCAGGCTCATCAAAGACACCCTTGCCCTCTAG
- the SMIM41 gene encoding small integral membrane protein 41: MNSSQAGASPPATWLSSCCNQSGEPLEPPEGPRVVQAAVLGVLSLLVLCGVLFLGGGLLLRAQGLMAMLVRERRASREAEPSSASGGEDDS, from the coding sequence ATGAACAGCTCCCAAGCGGGCGCTTCGCCCCCCGCCACCTGGCTGAGCTCTTGCTGCAACCAGTCCGGGGAGCCGCTGGAGCCCCCCGAGGGGCCGCGCGTCGTGCAGGCGGCGGTGCTGGGAGTGCTGTCGCTGCTCGTGCTCTGCGGGGTCCTGTTCCTGGGCGGTGGCCTCCTCCTCCGCGCCCAGGGCCTGATGGCGATGCTGGTCCGCGAGCGGCGCGCGTCCCGTGAGGCCGAGCCCAGCAGTGCCAGCGGAGGCGAGGACGACTCCTAG